One genomic window of Haloferax mediterranei ATCC 33500 includes the following:
- a CDS encoding CBS domain-containing protein, with translation MDIADIATPDFIEVDVDERLGKVRSIFERENPKAIIVQNDGEYAGVIGEKQLINSHVEDNTKAAALTQAVPKIDRHEDVREVARMLVEGNTKVAPVYEGEKQYGIITQDAILEAVLDNLDALTVEQIYTDDVVTIGERDHLGQAINRLREHGISRLPVVDSENRLAGILTTYDLVEFMVRDEGRQGKQDRRGDTDRMLDLPVYDLMTSPARTASPGESVRDAVARMFEDNIAGLVVTPEDDDGEVLGVMTKTDVLRALTYTEEEQMDVQVTNIGLLETLTRSTIVSAITEVADKYQRMNVHHAHVRFHEHKEKLRGTPLIQCQIRLRTSHGQLAGSGEGYGAEHAFHVALDKLERNVLEVKGFEADERYRGQLLRKLNEL, from the coding sequence ATGGATATTGCTGATATCGCCACTCCTGATTTCATCGAGGTCGACGTTGACGAGCGATTAGGCAAGGTCCGCTCTATCTTCGAGCGGGAGAACCCTAAAGCCATCATCGTCCAGAACGACGGCGAGTACGCGGGCGTCATCGGTGAGAAGCAACTCATCAACTCGCACGTCGAAGACAACACGAAAGCAGCGGCTCTCACCCAAGCCGTCCCCAAGATAGACCGACACGAGGACGTGCGCGAGGTCGCACGGATGCTCGTCGAGGGCAACACGAAGGTTGCGCCAGTCTACGAGGGTGAAAAGCAGTACGGAATCATCACGCAGGACGCCATCCTCGAGGCAGTCCTCGACAATCTCGACGCGCTGACGGTCGAACAGATCTACACCGACGATGTCGTCACCATCGGCGAGCGCGACCACCTCGGGCAGGCTATCAACCGGCTCCGAGAACACGGTATCTCGCGGCTCCCGGTTGTCGACAGTGAAAACCGTCTCGCCGGTATCCTGACTACCTACGACCTCGTCGAGTTCATGGTGCGCGACGAAGGCCGCCAGGGCAAACAGGACCGCCGCGGCGACACCGACCGAATGCTCGACCTCCCTGTGTACGACCTGATGACCAGTCCGGCGCGCACGGCGTCGCCCGGGGAGAGCGTCCGCGACGCAGTCGCGCGCATGTTCGAAGACAACATCGCCGGACTCGTCGTCACGCCGGAAGACGACGACGGCGAGGTGCTCGGCGTCATGACGAAGACCGACGTGCTTCGCGCGCTCACGTACACGGAAGAAGAACAGATGGACGTGCAGGTCACGAACATCGGGCTGCTCGAGACGCTCACCCGTTCGACTATTGTCTCGGCCATCACCGAGGTGGCAGACAAGTACCAGCGGATGAACGTTCACCACGCCCACGTTCGCTTCCACGAACACAAAGAGAAACTCCGCGGCACGCCGCTCATCCAGTGCCAGATTCGGCTCCGCACGAGCCACGGCCAACTGGCTGGTAGCGGCGAGGGCTACGGGGCAGAACACGCGTTCCACGTCGCGCTCGACAAACTCGAACGCAACGTGCTCGAAGTGAAGGGCTTCGAAGCCGACGAACGCTACCGCGGACAGCTCCTGCGGAAGCTGAACGAGCTGTAA
- the radB gene encoding DNA repair and recombination protein RadB, whose translation MTESVSTGCSTLDDLLDGGFERGTVTQVYGPSAAGKTNVALSAAVRVAAAGGTVVYIDTEGLSVDRFQQLAESVAPEDVESVTSRLMISEAYDFEDQEQAVRDAAEFADGADLIVLDSATGFYRLERTADGDGGEALRRVARQVTHLLSLARKHDLAVVLTNQVYSDPESDRTRALGGHTLEHWTGTVLRLDRFRGGNRRATLEKHRAKPAGETATFKITDRGLTGTDL comes from the coding sequence GTGACAGAGTCAGTCTCCACCGGGTGTTCCACGCTCGACGACCTCCTCGACGGCGGGTTCGAACGCGGCACCGTCACGCAGGTGTACGGCCCGTCGGCCGCCGGAAAGACGAACGTCGCCCTCTCGGCCGCGGTCCGCGTCGCCGCCGCGGGAGGAACCGTCGTCTACATCGACACCGAAGGGCTGTCGGTAGACCGCTTCCAGCAACTCGCCGAGTCCGTCGCTCCCGAGGACGTGGAGTCTGTGACCTCGCGACTGATGATCAGCGAGGCGTACGACTTCGAAGACCAAGAACAGGCCGTTCGCGATGCCGCTGAGTTCGCGGATGGTGCGGACCTCATCGTCCTCGACTCCGCGACAGGGTTCTACAGACTCGAACGAACCGCCGACGGCGACGGCGGCGAAGCGCTTCGCCGTGTCGCCCGACAGGTCACACATCTCCTTTCTCTCGCCCGAAAACACGACCTCGCCGTCGTCCTCACGAACCAGGTGTACTCCGACCCCGAAAGCGACCGGACACGCGCACTCGGCGGGCACACCCTCGAACACTGGACCGGGACAGTCCTCCGACTCGACAGATTCCGCGGCGGCAACCGTCGTGCGACGCTCGAAAAGCACCGTGCGAAACCCGCCGGTGAGACGGCGACGTTCAAAATCACTGACCGCGGGCTGACCGGTACTGACTTATAA
- a CDS encoding alpha/beta fold hydrolase: MSSASSNARDEVIAAIHEEADWVDRTVYPFESRCIGLSSGAVHYIDEGPDDGGRETLLMLHGNPTWSFLYRHLVRDLRDEYRCVALDYLGFGLSERPTDFSYRPEDHADVVEEFIDELGLEDVVLVGHDWGGPIGFSYAIDHPENVGGLVVMNTWMWPVSDDKHFSRFSKLLGGRIGRELCERYDLFTRVIMPMGFADRSRFTESAREQYRAANRGDRTGTGIFPQAILGSRAWLSSLWEQRDNIADIPARIIWGMEDSAFRPAELRTFEALFEDSSTVRLYGVGHYVPEEFGSDLVPLVREFLEEV, from the coding sequence ATGTCATCCGCCAGTTCGAACGCGAGAGACGAGGTCATCGCGGCAATTCACGAGGAAGCAGACTGGGTCGACCGTACCGTGTACCCGTTCGAATCGCGGTGTATCGGGCTTTCGTCGGGAGCTGTCCACTATATCGACGAGGGACCGGACGACGGCGGGCGGGAGACGCTCCTGATGCTCCACGGAAATCCGACGTGGTCGTTCCTCTACCGACACCTGGTTCGGGACCTGCGCGACGAGTATCGATGTGTCGCACTCGACTACCTCGGATTCGGTCTCTCGGAGCGCCCAACGGACTTCTCGTACCGCCCCGAGGACCACGCCGATGTCGTCGAAGAATTCATCGACGAACTCGGCCTCGAAGACGTAGTGCTCGTCGGACACGACTGGGGCGGCCCAATCGGGTTTTCGTACGCCATCGACCACCCTGAGAACGTCGGCGGGCTCGTCGTGATGAACACGTGGATGTGGCCGGTGAGCGACGACAAGCACTTCAGTCGATTCTCGAAACTCCTCGGCGGACGCATCGGCCGCGAACTCTGCGAGCGCTACGACCTGTTTACGCGCGTGATAATGCCGATGGGCTTTGCCGACCGCTCGCGGTTCACGGAGTCGGCCCGAGAGCAGTACCGCGCGGCCAACCGCGGCGACAGAACCGGGACGGGCATCTTCCCGCAGGCGATTCTCGGGTCGAGAGCGTGGCTTTCGTCGCTGTGGGAGCAACGCGACAACATCGCCGATATCCCCGCGCGAATCATCTGGGGGATGGAAGATTCGGCGTTCCGACCGGCCGAGTTGCGAACGTTCGAGGCACTCTTCGAGGATTCCTCGACAGTTCGACTCTACGGCGTCGGCCACTACGTCCCAGAAGAATTCGGGTCCGACCTCGTGCCGTTGGTTCGAGAGTTCCTCGAAGAGGTGTAA
- the larC gene encoding nickel pincer cofactor biosynthesis protein LarC: MRLLTFDGRMGASGDMLLGALVAAGADPSVLDPVEDALDVTYRIHEVDKNGIMATKVDVLLAETDGGGPHGEGHDEHDEDDEPRQHRLRGSLSAGHGHTHSHHQHDHSHHDHSHHDHTHAEGHGPHRTYPEVVELVESMDLPADVVEDATAIFRILGEAEAEVHGTDLDETHFHEVGADDAIADVVGVCLLLSDLDIDRVVTGPVAVGGGEAEMSHGTYPVPAPAVLNVTKQADWSIRGGPVEAELLTPTGAAILAHIADGVETLPSVSVEASGYGAGGWDFPDHPNVLRAIVGDGGSRLVRDEISVLETNLDDATPEILGSLQQTLKDAGARDVTILPATMKKSRPGHLVKAIVRPEDVERVAYRLAVETGTLGIREHGAGHRWTARREFETATLDIDGEEYDVTVKVASDADGVVYDRSTEYDDALEVATETGLAVREVMRRAVDVVAKSESNNSEETAS, translated from the coding sequence ATGCGACTGCTCACGTTCGACGGCCGGATGGGTGCCAGCGGTGACATGCTCCTCGGAGCACTCGTCGCCGCCGGTGCCGACCCGTCCGTTCTCGACCCCGTCGAAGACGCGCTCGACGTGACCTACCGAATCCACGAGGTGGACAAAAACGGTATTATGGCGACGAAAGTCGATGTCCTCCTCGCGGAGACCGACGGCGGCGGCCCGCACGGCGAGGGTCACGACGAGCACGACGAAGACGACGAACCGCGTCAGCACCGACTGCGAGGGAGTCTATCTGCTGGCCACGGGCACACGCACTCGCACCACCAGCACGACCATTCGCACCACGACCATTCGCACCACGACCACACACACGCCGAGGGCCACGGTCCACACCGAACGTACCCAGAAGTGGTCGAACTCGTCGAATCGATGGACCTTCCGGCGGACGTCGTCGAAGACGCGACAGCTATCTTCCGCATTCTCGGCGAGGCCGAGGCCGAGGTTCACGGGACCGACCTCGACGAAACCCACTTCCACGAAGTCGGTGCGGACGACGCCATCGCCGATGTGGTCGGGGTGTGTCTGCTTCTCTCCGACCTCGATATCGACCGCGTCGTGACCGGCCCCGTCGCAGTCGGCGGCGGCGAAGCCGAGATGAGCCACGGCACGTACCCCGTCCCGGCCCCTGCGGTCCTCAACGTCACCAAACAGGCCGACTGGTCGATTCGCGGCGGTCCCGTCGAGGCCGAACTGCTCACCCCGACGGGTGCGGCCATCCTCGCGCACATCGCCGACGGCGTCGAAACGCTCCCGTCGGTGTCGGTCGAGGCATCCGGCTACGGGGCCGGTGGCTGGGACTTCCCGGACCACCCGAACGTCCTCCGCGCCATCGTTGGCGACGGCGGCTCTCGACTCGTCCGCGACGAAATTTCCGTCCTCGAGACGAACCTCGACGACGCCACCCCCGAAATCCTCGGGAGCCTCCAACAGACGCTGAAAGACGCTGGCGCGCGCGACGTGACCATCCTTCCGGCGACGATGAAGAAGTCCCGACCCGGACACCTCGTGAAGGCCATCGTCAGACCCGAGGACGTAGAGCGGGTCGCCTACCGCCTCGCCGTCGAAACCGGCACGCTCGGAATCCGGGAACACGGCGCGGGCCACCGCTGGACCGCCCGCCGAGAGTTCGAAACGGCGACCCTCGATATCGACGGCGAGGAGTACGACGTAACGGTCAAAGTTGCGAGCGACGCCGACGGCGTCGTCTACGACCGGAGCACCGAGTACGACGACGCGCTCGAAGTCGCCACGGAGACGGGGCTCGCCGTCCGGGAGGTCATGCGCCGGGCGGTGGATGTCGTAGCAAAATCCGAATCAAACAACTCCGAAGAAACGGCCTCGTAG
- a CDS encoding CDC48 family AAA ATPase, with translation MNEVQLEVAKAYPNDSGRGIARLDPDTLLHLKLSPGDIIEIEGGKTTAAKVWRADRQDWNTDTVRIDGFTRQNADVSIGERVTIRKAEAKKADKLVLAPPEEASVQFGSDAAGMVKRQILKRPVVERDIVPVMSSTNHPFMRSPGQAIPLIGVETKPEGVVLVTEDTDVELREEPISGFEKTGSGITYEDIGGLTNEIQRVREMVELPMKHPQIFQKLGIEPPQGVLLHGPPGTGKTLLARAVANETSASFFSIAGPEIISKYYGESEQQLREIFEDAKEESPSIIFIDELDSIAPKREDVTGEVERRVVAQLLTMMDGLEARGQVIVIAATNRVDSVDPALRRPGRFDREIEIGVPDEEGRKEILQIHTRGMPLSDDVDLNNLADDTHGFVGADIEALTKEAAMKALRRYLPEIDLDREDIPPSLIDRMVVKNDDFGGALGEVEPSAMREVLVEIPKVTWKDVGGLEEPKQKVKESVEWPLTTPEKFNRMGIEAPKGVLLYGPPGTGKTLIAKAVANETNANFISVRGPQLLSKWVGESEKAIRQTFRKARQVSPTIIFFDELDALAPARGNDMGNNVSERVVNQLLTELDGLEDTGNVMVIAATNRPDMIDPALIRSGRFDRLVLIGQPEEEGREQILDIHTQSSPLAPDVSLREIAEITDGYVGSDLESICREAAIEALRENDDAEEIEMRHFRKAMESVRPTITEDLMRYYEEIQDQFKGGTREGLSPDTRDGRIGFQ, from the coding sequence ATGAACGAAGTCCAACTCGAAGTGGCGAAAGCGTACCCGAACGACTCGGGGCGCGGTATCGCCCGTCTTGATCCGGACACCTTGCTCCATCTCAAGCTCTCGCCGGGAGACATCATCGAGATAGAGGGAGGGAAAACGACCGCCGCGAAGGTGTGGCGGGCAGACCGGCAGGACTGGAACACGGATACCGTCCGTATCGACGGGTTCACGCGGCAGAACGCCGACGTGAGCATCGGCGAACGGGTGACAATCCGCAAAGCAGAGGCCAAGAAGGCTGACAAACTCGTGTTGGCACCGCCCGAAGAGGCGAGTGTCCAGTTCGGGTCCGATGCGGCCGGCATGGTCAAACGGCAGATTCTCAAGCGACCGGTGGTCGAACGCGACATCGTCCCGGTGATGTCGAGTACGAACCACCCATTCATGCGGTCGCCCGGACAGGCGATTCCGCTTATCGGCGTCGAGACGAAGCCCGAGGGCGTTGTCCTCGTCACCGAGGATACCGACGTCGAACTCCGCGAGGAGCCGATTTCAGGCTTCGAGAAGACCGGAAGCGGAATTACGTACGAGGATATCGGTGGGCTGACCAACGAGATTCAGCGCGTCCGCGAGATGGTCGAACTGCCGATGAAGCACCCCCAGATATTCCAGAAACTCGGCATCGAGCCGCCGCAAGGGGTGCTGCTTCACGGCCCGCCGGGGACCGGGAAGACGCTTCTCGCCCGCGCGGTCGCAAACGAGACCTCGGCGAGTTTCTTCTCTATCGCTGGTCCGGAAATCATCTCGAAGTACTACGGTGAATCCGAACAGCAACTCCGCGAGATATTCGAGGACGCCAAAGAGGAGTCGCCGAGCATCATCTTCATCGACGAACTCGACTCCATCGCGCCGAAGCGTGAGGACGTGACCGGCGAGGTCGAACGCCGCGTCGTTGCCCAACTCCTGACGATGATGGACGGGCTCGAAGCGCGCGGACAGGTTATCGTCATCGCGGCGACGAACCGCGTCGACTCCGTCGACCCCGCGCTTCGTCGTCCCGGTCGGTTCGACCGCGAAATCGAAATCGGCGTCCCCGACGAGGAAGGCCGCAAGGAGATTCTCCAGATTCACACCCGCGGCATGCCGCTTTCGGACGATGTGGACCTCAATAACCTCGCGGACGACACTCACGGCTTCGTCGGTGCCGACATCGAAGCGTTGACCAAGGAGGCCGCGATGAAGGCGCTGCGTCGGTACTTGCCCGAAATCGACCTCGACCGGGAGGACATCCCGCCGAGTCTTATCGACCGGATGGTCGTCAAGAACGACGACTTCGGCGGCGCGCTCGGCGAGGTCGAACCCTCGGCGATGCGCGAGGTGCTCGTCGAGATTCCGAAGGTCACGTGGAAAGACGTCGGCGGACTCGAAGAACCCAAACAGAAGGTCAAAGAGAGTGTCGAGTGGCCGTTGACCACGCCGGAGAAGTTCAACCGAATGGGAATCGAGGCACCGAAAGGGGTGCTCCTCTACGGCCCACCCGGAACCGGGAAGACGCTCATCGCAAAGGCGGTCGCCAACGAGACGAACGCGAACTTCATCTCGGTTCGTGGCCCGCAACTGCTCTCGAAGTGGGTCGGTGAGTCGGAGAAGGCGATTCGGCAGACGTTCCGCAAGGCGCGGCAGGTCTCGCCGACCATCATCTTCTTCGACGAGTTGGACGCACTCGCACCAGCCCGTGGCAACGATATGGGTAACAACGTCTCCGAGCGCGTCGTCAACCAGCTCCTGACGGAGTTAGACGGACTCGAAGACACCGGAAACGTCATGGTCATCGCGGCGACGAACCGCCCGGACATGATCGACCCCGCGCTCATCCGCTCGGGTCGTTTCGACCGTCTCGTGCTCATCGGCCAACCCGAAGAGGAGGGTCGCGAGCAGATTCTCGACATTCACACCCAGTCGAGCCCGCTCGCGCCCGACGTGAGCCTCCGCGAAATTGCGGAGATAACCGACGGCTACGTCGGTTCGGACCTCGAATCCATCTGCCGCGAGGCCGCCATCGAGGCCCTTCGGGAGAACGACGACGCCGAAGAAATCGAGATGCGGCACTTCCGCAAGGCGATGGAGTCGGTCCGGCCGACCATCACCGAGGACCTCATGCGGTACTACGAAGAGATTCAAGACCAGTTCAAGGGCGGCACCCGCGAGGGCCTCTCGCCCGACACGCGCGACGGCCGTATCGGCTTCCAATAG
- the phoU gene encoding phosphate signaling complex protein PhoU has protein sequence MARNTYQSRLRELEEDVLYLSELVAERVRFALDALEDKDEQKAQEVIEGDREINRIYLDLEQDCIDLLALQQPVAGDLRFIAASFKIITDLERIGDLATNLAQYAIDAEHDVYAEVDIQRIGDAALDMVDQAMDAYESEDTELCRSVAERDDSLDTMCDEASQSIVRDLMSGDDFEGDSDLEPEDFLIDVRRLLLTVRDLERIGDHAVNVAARTLYMIDNDDSLLF, from the coding sequence ATGGCTAGAAACACGTACCAATCACGCCTCCGAGAACTCGAAGAGGACGTGTTGTACCTCAGTGAACTCGTCGCTGAACGGGTCCGATTCGCCCTCGACGCACTCGAAGACAAAGACGAACAGAAAGCACAGGAGGTTATCGAGGGGGACCGCGAAATCAACCGAATCTACCTCGACCTCGAACAGGACTGCATCGACCTGCTGGCACTCCAACAGCCGGTCGCAGGTGACCTCCGCTTTATCGCCGCATCGTTCAAGATTATCACCGACCTCGAACGCATCGGCGACCTCGCGACCAACCTCGCGCAGTACGCAATCGACGCTGAACACGACGTGTACGCGGAAGTTGACATCCAGCGCATCGGCGACGCTGCCCTCGATATGGTCGACCAGGCGATGGATGCCTACGAGAGCGAAGATACGGAACTGTGTCGTTCCGTTGCCGAGCGGGACGACAGCCTCGACACGATGTGTGACGAAGCCTCCCAGAGTATCGTCCGCGACCTCATGTCCGGCGACGACTTCGAAGGCGACAGCGACCTCGAACCCGAGGACTTCCTCATCGACGTGCGCCGACTCCTGCTTACGGTTCGCGACCTCGAACGCATCGGCGACCACGCCGTCAACGTTGCTGCGCGGACGCTCTACATGATCGACAACGACGACTCGCTGTTGTTCTAA
- the pstB gene encoding phosphate ABC transporter ATP-binding protein PstB: MTGTEDPTNDEMLVQTDVSEGLSASEESVTHEAETVIRSEDINVWYGDDHALTDISMEIPENSVTAMIGPSGCGKSTFLRCINRMNDLIDVARVEGDLTLRGKNVYDDNVDPVALRRRVGMVFQKPNPFPKSIYENVIYGLKIQGIDGDYDEIVEKSLKRAALWDEVKDRLHESGLDLSGGQQQRLCIARAIAPDPEVLLMDEPASALDPVATSQIEDLVEELAEDYTVVIVTHNMQQAARISDKTAVFLTGGELVEFDDTQKIFENPESQRVEDYITGKFG, translated from the coding sequence ATGACCGGAACAGAGGACCCGACGAACGACGAGATGCTCGTACAGACGGACGTAAGCGAGGGTCTCTCGGCGTCGGAGGAGTCGGTAACCCACGAGGCGGAGACCGTCATTCGCTCGGAAGACATCAACGTCTGGTACGGTGACGACCACGCGCTCACCGACATCTCGATGGAGATTCCCGAAAACAGCGTGACCGCGATGATTGGTCCCTCTGGCTGTGGGAAATCGACGTTCCTCCGGTGTATCAACCGCATGAACGACCTCATCGACGTTGCCCGTGTCGAAGGTGACCTCACCCTCCGCGGCAAGAACGTTTACGACGATAATGTTGACCCGGTCGCACTTCGCCGCCGCGTCGGAATGGTGTTCCAGAAGCCGAACCCGTTCCCGAAGAGCATCTACGAGAACGTCATCTACGGCCTGAAGATTCAGGGAATCGACGGCGACTACGACGAAATCGTCGAGAAGTCGCTCAAGCGCGCCGCCCTCTGGGACGAAGTCAAAGACCGCCTCCACGAATCCGGTCTCGACCTGTCCGGCGGGCAACAACAGCGTCTCTGCATCGCCCGCGCGATTGCACCCGACCCGGAAGTCCTCTTGATGGACGAACCGGCGTCCGCACTCGACCCGGTTGCGACCTCACAAATCGAAGACCTCGTCGAGGAACTCGCCGAGGACTACACGGTCGTCATCGTTACTCACAACATGCAACAGGCCGCGCGTATCTCCGACAAGACCGCCGTGTTCCTCACCGGCGGCGAACTCGTCGAGTTCGACGACACGCAGAAAATCTTCGAGAACCCCGAGAGCCAGCGCGTCGAAGACTACATCACCGGTAAATTCGGATAA
- the pstA gene encoding phosphate ABC transporter permease PstA — MATDTESSYAGGFGQVSRTAGTIFRYLLLAATMFGIVTLAVLLVYVANDAIRPLTADLGWHLTFFVTLVLPTILVGGYLYRRNTAALKLGGLIVGMLAVSLLFSGGMAITFIDIIPPLTGLSYAIGLAIPAALTVVLTKYENKISFTPRVAVTGAAFFLSLFGVPGYLHSVPELVQKAPVVPTEWVILTLVLGGVVALAVSRYVARIREDTTAGLLAGVAALGLTGLAALVGPFLGIDANALVVVTTVAFVPTATYAGGAALTREQERIGLLFAATVIVGSLVGAAAVDILGFAGPQSWVNWHFLTSPHSGSAENAGLYPAIGGSILLMATVAALSFPIGVGAAVYLEEYAPDNTFTRFIDVNISNLAGVPSVVYGLLGLGVFVTYLGQSTGTVLIGGATLALLILPIVIISSREAIRAVPGDLRQASYGMGATRWQTVKNVVIPEAFPGILTGTILALGRAIGETAPLIMIGAPSVVFSLPTELSSKVSAMPLQVYAWSSLFASEDFYTKAVPAGVVVLLVVLLAMNSIAIVLRNKFESES; from the coding sequence ATGGCAACCGACACCGAATCCAGCTATGCCGGTGGCTTCGGTCAGGTCAGCCGAACGGCAGGAACTATCTTCCGGTATCTGCTGTTGGCTGCGACGATGTTCGGCATCGTCACACTTGCCGTACTCCTCGTCTACGTCGCAAACGACGCGATTCGACCGCTTACCGCCGACCTCGGATGGCACCTCACGTTCTTCGTGACGCTCGTGCTTCCGACGATACTCGTCGGCGGATATCTCTACCGGCGGAACACCGCCGCGCTCAAACTCGGAGGTCTGATTGTCGGCATGTTGGCCGTCTCTCTGCTGTTCAGTGGCGGAATGGCCATCACGTTCATCGATATTATCCCACCGCTCACTGGACTCTCGTACGCCATCGGACTCGCAATTCCCGCCGCGCTCACCGTCGTCCTGACGAAGTACGAAAACAAGATTTCGTTCACCCCGCGTGTCGCCGTGACGGGTGCGGCCTTTTTCCTCTCGCTGTTCGGTGTTCCGGGCTACCTTCACAGCGTGCCGGAACTCGTCCAAAAAGCCCCGGTGGTTCCGACCGAATGGGTCATCCTCACTCTCGTTCTCGGTGGCGTGGTCGCACTCGCGGTCAGTCGATACGTCGCACGAATCCGCGAAGACACCACCGCAGGACTGCTCGCCGGTGTCGCCGCGCTCGGTCTGACGGGTCTCGCAGCACTCGTTGGCCCATTCCTGGGTATCGATGCGAACGCCCTCGTCGTCGTCACCACCGTCGCGTTCGTTCCCACCGCAACGTACGCTGGCGGCGCGGCGCTCACCCGTGAACAGGAACGAATCGGCCTCCTCTTCGCAGCAACCGTCATTGTCGGTTCGCTGGTCGGTGCGGCGGCCGTCGACATACTCGGGTTCGCCGGACCACAGTCGTGGGTCAACTGGCACTTCCTCACGAGTCCCCACAGCGGGTCTGCCGAGAATGCCGGTCTCTATCCCGCCATCGGCGGCTCCATCCTACTCATGGCCACAGTCGCCGCGCTCTCGTTCCCGATTGGCGTTGGTGCGGCAGTCTATCTCGAAGAGTACGCTCCTGACAACACCTTCACCCGCTTTATCGACGTCAACATCTCGAATCTCGCCGGTGTCCCCTCCGTCGTCTACGGACTGCTCGGACTCGGCGTGTTCGTCACGTACCTCGGACAGTCTACGGGGACCGTTCTCATCGGCGGTGCGACACTCGCACTGCTCATTCTGCCCATCGTCATCATCTCCTCCCGAGAGGCGATTCGGGCTGTTCCGGGTGACCTCCGACAGGCGTCCTACGGGATGGGTGCGACTCGTTGGCAAACCGTCAAGAACGTCGTCATCCCCGAAGCATTCCCCGGTATCCTGACCGGGACGATTCTCGCGTTGGGCCGCGCTATCGGTGAGACTGCACCGCTTATCATGATTGGTGCACCGAGCGTCGTGTTCAGTCTCCCGACCGAACTCTCCTCCAAGGTGAGTGCGATGCCCCTGCAGGTGTACGCATGGTCGAGTCTGTTCGCGAGTGAAGACTTCTACACGAAGGCCGTCCCGGCAGGCGTCGTCGTGTTGCTCGTCGTGCTCCTCGCGATGAACTCCATCGCCATCGTCCTCCGGAACAAGTTCGAAAGCGAAAGTTAA
- the pstC gene encoding phosphate ABC transporter permease subunit PstC has product MSTDDLETDLTRNTENTPRELLTRSFFFLCAALSVVTTLSIVGLLTVEASKFFSVTAPLMGVKGETASLIDFLTGTTWNIHNQEFGVLTLVSATLMVTFGSGIIALPLGVATAIYLSEYASPQARSILKPALEILAGIPTVVYGFFAILYITPALSVIFPSIGTFNMLSASIVVGIMIIPMVASISEDAMSAVPDELRQAGYGMGATKFDVSTGIVVPAALSGIFSSFILAISRAIGETMAVTVAAGSKAQFLNPFLPSSYLEGALPMTAAMIKLLTGDITGGGLAYRSLFAIGLVLFVITLIMNVISDYVTRRYREVY; this is encoded by the coding sequence ATGAGCACAGATGACCTCGAAACTGACCTCACGCGGAATACGGAGAACACGCCGCGTGAGTTACTGACGCGGTCGTTCTTTTTCCTGTGCGCGGCGTTATCCGTCGTGACGACACTCAGTATCGTTGGACTCCTCACCGTCGAGGCGTCCAAGTTCTTCAGCGTTACAGCCCCGCTGATGGGTGTCAAAGGGGAGACGGCGTCTCTCATCGACTTCCTCACAGGAACGACTTGGAACATACACAACCAGGAATTCGGCGTCCTCACACTCGTATCCGCGACCCTGATGGTGACTTTCGGGTCGGGCATCATCGCCCTTCCACTCGGTGTTGCGACGGCAATCTACCTCAGCGAGTACGCGAGTCCGCAGGCCCGTTCCATCCTCAAGCCCGCACTTGAGATTCTCGCCGGAATCCCGACCGTCGTCTACGGATTCTTCGCAATCCTGTACATCACGCCCGCGCTTAGTGTTATCTTCCCCAGCATCGGGACGTTCAACATGCTCTCTGCGAGTATCGTCGTCGGCATCATGATTATCCCGATGGTCGCGTCCATCAGCGAGGACGCGATGTCCGCCGTTCCGGACGAACTCCGACAGGCGGGCTACGGGATGGGCGCGACGAAGTTCGACGTATCCACCGGAATTGTCGTTCCCGCGGCGCTCTCCGGTATCTTCTCTTCGTTTATCCTCGCGATTTCTCGCGCTATCGGCGAGACGATGGCCGTCACCGTCGCTGCCGGTTCGAAAGCGCAGTTCCTCAATCCGTTCCTCCCCTCGTCCTACCTCGAAGGCGCGCTTCCGATGACCGCCGCGATGATCAAGCTACTCACCGGTGACATCACCGGCGGCGGACTGGCCTACCGTAGCCTGTTCGCTATCGGTCTCGTCCTGTTCGTTATCACGCTCATCATGAACGTCATCAGCGACTACGTGACACGGCGGTACCGGGAGGTCTACTAA